A DNA window from Drosophila sechellia strain sech25 chromosome X, ASM438219v1, whole genome shotgun sequence contains the following coding sequences:
- the LOC6612284 gene encoding PHD finger protein 12 produces the protein MSKLDQDPNASLSIMEQIKQLIRPPPNEDEKMMQRSTNTKHPYYRRPGRGHNHDYCDACEEGGNLLCCDRCPSSFHLQCHDPPLSEEDIPSGQWLCHSCRMSKLSQPPASSKASSVERVPSAGSGSRANTPSSGDLESIPLKIRNLRKRSNSERNSTEKLLAKMPLAIQRALDPNKKPTPLDDVIRAATMMNPQQFSLPPELELHTQFPGNGKVQPVQPHPPSGNGGNRRCAGNQRRNSKPFELDAQGLVPLPAKTCFYCTRSCKRAPLISCDYCPLYFHQDCLDPPLTALPAGLWMCPNHAENFIDANMTNSISATERVRLWNRFHQPLDHENVKLEFFRRVNTRNPPFRIKRNLRARAHIEVPAIVRYHYDHPPPLLPSMRQTLRYDRVKRRNNLPTEVEEISRESVTESLLKDLEALRSAHAKFREIQREFGTLETAVDGDSDSDPSPEDKRTETNTPADKVNGEVVSENPNTESDVQASEQPSVVKVESKTSPEVEASFEEDEEDSKKATGIIDADLLHLDVDIIKKLAHQRLQQLVEEHPEIVTQYKNRTATRRLRQLTAAGGSHVAGETAALQGQLAPEDMNRFSLLFTSETSSILAQKNGNAADEDPATALHPALATAAAIAAADAAAESYVPRARSDTEKAYELASRLEIKLLQCKVQARAVMTPLGDMLEDSRWFSSLGLDHSIFMRYRTLYIGYGGHYSPSTTLAQTETVDLSAIGYCCRISPQHAIIFYDEFSKSYELINYSEFGTEVNGQLYACDVTDRMTTHAGKPMRPDDAELKKRVDEMLDKRRNINRQFETKKIDKERLAPMVKPACRCMNAGPVPMVDGAWEGSAVLAHGSLLRFGCLSFVFVVPSVDLLQAQARSKRS, from the exons ATGTCAAAACTGGACCAGGACCCGAACGCCTCGCTGAGCATCATGGAG CAAATCAAGCAGCTCATCCGCCCGCCGCCCAACGAAGACGAGAAGATGATGCAGCGGTCCACCAACACGAAGCATCCATACTACAGGCGCCCGGGCAGGGGCCACAACCATGACTATTGCGACGCCTGCGAGGAGGGCGGCAATCTGCTGTGCTGCGATCGATGCCCCTCCAGCTTCCACCTGCAATGCCA TGATCCACCGTTGAGCGAGGAGGACATACCCAGTGGCCAGTGGCTGTGCCACAGCTGCCGCATGAGCAAGCTCTCCCAGCCGCCGGCATCCTCCAAGGCCAGTTCCGTGGAGCGTGTGCCCTCGGCGGGCAGTGGCTCACGGGCGAACACTCCATCGTCTGGCGATCTGGAGTCCATACCGCTGAAGATCCGCAACCTCCGCAAGCGCAGCAACAGCGAACGCAATAGCACCGAGAAGCTGCTGGCCAAAATGCCGCTGGCCATACAGCGCGCCCTCGATCCCAACAAGAAGCCAACGCCGCTGGACGATGTCATCAGGGCGGCCACCATGATGAATCCGCAGCAGTTCTCGCTGCCGCCGGAGCTCGAGCTGCACACCCAGTTCCCGGGCAATGGCAAGGTGCAACCCGTACAGCCGCATCCGCCGAGCGGGAATGGCGGTAATCGCAGATGCGCCGGCAATCAGCGCCGCAACTCCAAGCCCTTCGAGCTGGACGCCCAGGGACTGGTGCCGCTGCCCGCCAAAACCTGTTTCTACTGCACGCGCTCCTGCAAACGGGCGCCGCTCATCTCCTGCGACTACTGTCCACTCTACTTTCACCAGGATTGCCTGGATCCGCCACTGACGGCACTGCCAGCTGGATTGTGGATGTGCCCCAATCATGCCGAGAATTTTATC GATGCCAATATGACCAATAGCATTTCGGCCACGGAGCGTGTGCGCCTCTGGAATCGCTTCCACCAGCCACTTGACCATGAAAACGTCAAGCTTGAGTTCTTCCGGCGCGTCAACACGCGTAATCCGCCCTTCCGCATCAAGAGAAATCTGCGTGCCCGCGCCCACATCGAGGTGCCAGCCATTGTGCGCTACCACTACGATCatccgccgccgctgctgccctCCATGCGCCAAACGCTGCGCTACGATCGGGTGAAGCGGCGCAATAACCTGCCCACCGAAGTCGAGGAGATATCCCGTGAGTCGGTCACCGAATCGCTGCTCAAGGATCTGGAGGCCTTGCGCTCGGCTCACGCCAAATTCCGTGAGATTCAGCGAGAATTTGGCACCTTGGAGACGGCCGTGGATGGCGATAGCGACAGCGATCCCAGTCCTGAAGACAAAAGAACGGAGACGAACACTCCCGCCGATAAAGTGAATGGCGAAGTGGTTTCGGAGAATCCCAATACAGAATCGGATGTGCAGGCCAGCGAACAGCCGTCGGTTGTCAAGGTGGAGTCCAAGACCAGCCCAGAGGTGGAGGCTAGCttcgaggaggacgaggaggacaGCAAGAAAGCAACGGGTATTATCGATGCAGACCTTTTACACCTGGACGTCGATATAATCAAGAAGCTTGCGCACCAGCGTCTGCAGCAGCTGGTCGAAGAGCATCCGGAGATTGTGACACAGTACAAGAATCGCACGGCCACTCGTCGCCTGCGTCAACTGACGGCGGCCGGTGGCAGCCATGTGGCTGGTGAAACTGCTGCCCTGCAAGGCCAACTGGCGCCGGAGGATATGAACCGTTTCTCGCTGCTCTTCACCAGCGAAACGTCCTCCATTCTGGCGCAGAAGAATGGCAATGCCGCCGACGAAGATCCCGCAACGGCCCTGCATCCAGCGCTAGCCACCGCGGCGGCCattgcagcagcagatgcCGCGGCCGAAAGCTATGTGCCGCGTGCCCGTAGCGACACGGAGAAGGCCTACGAGCTGGCCTCGCGCCTGGAGATCAAGCTGCTGCAGTGCAAGGTGCAGGCGCGTGCGGTGATGACGCCACTGGGCGACATGCTCGAGGACAGCCGCTGGTTCAGTTCGCTGGGGCTGGACCATTCGATTTTCATGCGCTACCGCACGCTGTACATTGGCTACGGGGGACACTACTCGCCATCGACGACGCTGGCGCAAACGGAGACCGTAGACCTGTCGGCCATTGGTTACTGCTGTCGCATTTCGCCGCAGCACGCCATCATCTTCTACGACGAGTTCTCCAAGTCGTACGAGCTGATCAACTACTCAGAGTTCGGCACCGAGGTGAATGGGCAGCTGTATGCCTGCGACGTGACCGACAGGATGACAACGCACGCCGGCAAACCGATGCGACCTGACGATGCGGAGCTGAAGAAGCGCGTCGACGAGATGCTGGACAAGCGGCGGAACATTAATCGCCAGTTCGAGACGAAGAAGATCGACAAAGAACG ATTGGCGCCCATGGTTAAGCCCGCCTGCCGCTGCATGAACGCCGGACCAGTGCCCATGGTGGACGGCGCCTGGGAGGGATCGGCGGTGCTGGCTCACGGCAGCCTGCTGCGATTCGGTTGCCTGTCGTTTGTGTTCGTGGTGCCGTCGGTGGATCTGCTGCAGGCGCAGGCGCGCAGCAAGCGATCGTAG
- the LOC6612283 gene encoding zinc finger protein 236, whose protein sequence is MICRLCLNALDEQSAVLLFDGAGGASAPAPDDEDDGKAMPESYLVQLISIHLYLCLSRDDAISTCICTECCSQLESFHNFWKLVELKQTTLCSQFLAIDCDVNWSEDGSETQLDAQPQLLLEPAEEPKVVTPTTANKFPCMFCEKSFKMRRYLEEHIATHTGDRPIACPYCEMAFRCRSNMYTHVKSKHTTQWLKAREERDAAKSNQNHTTPEEPAPAVSVPAPAPAPAPSASPGNTVNPAATATPASSATPTNNLAAAPLPSPATVQQLPLSVIKSQPSEAMNLTITKTPPSGSRGSRNRASRRKTHSPKKVQHTEGSDVSDEDSPQKRLKENELILANYNAVAAAVVAAASLTGTPPGQPDSLQQRLCASYLQQQEQEQLFAVMSATAAAAAAVGTSSATTTTTTGTMMAHPYGNHPPSETDKRPAAPLQAVIHAAPVSIICPNCGELPGQNHRCLSKPKYACDVCGKSFKMKRYLEEHFATHTGVKLHTCAFCPTEFRSKSNMYHHTKRKHKAEWERSRATRSAAKAGVQEQMQHTSPSQAQAQPGPAAAL, encoded by the exons ATGATCTGTCGCCTGTGTTTGAACGCGCTCGACGAGCAGAGCGCGGTGCTGCTGTTCGACGGCGCCGGCGGAGCCAGTGCGCCCGCACCGGATGACGAGGACGACGGCAAGGCGATGCCAGAGAGCTACCTGGTCCAACTGATCTCGATTCACTTGTACCTCTGC CTCTCCCGCGACGACGCCATCTCCACCTGCATTTGCACCGAGTGCTGCTCGCAACTGGAGAGCTTCCACAACTTCTGGAAGCTGGTGGAGCTGAAGCAGACGACGCTGTGCAGCCAGTTCTTGGCCATCGATTGCGATGTCAACTGGTCGGAGGACGGCAGCGAAACGCAGTTGGATGCGCAGCCGCAGTTACTGCTGGAGCCGGCGGAGGAGCCCAAGGTGGTGACTCCCACAACGGCGAATAAGTTTCCCTGCATGTTCTGCGAGAAGTCCTTCAAGATGCGCCGCTACCTGGAGGAGCACATAGCCACGCACACCGGCGACCGACCCATTGCCTGTCCCTACTGCGAGATGGCCTTCCGCTGCCGTTCGAATATGTACACCCATGTGAAGAGCAAGCACACCACGCAGTGGCTAAAGGCGCGCGAGGAGCGGGATGCGGCCAAGTCGAATCAGAATCACACGACACCGGAGGAGCCCGCTCCAGCAGTTTCagttcctgctcctgctcccgctCCTGCACCTTCTGCTTCTCCTGGAAACACAGTAAATCCCGCTGCTACTGCTACTCCTGCTTCGTCTGCAACACCCACCAACAATCTCGCAGCAGCTCCTctaccctcgccagcaactgTCCAACAGCTGCCGCTGTCGGTGATCAAGAGTCAGCCCAGCGAGGCCATGAACCTCACCATAACCAAGACACCGCCATCCGGCAGTCGCGGCTCACGCAATCGAGCCAGTCGCCGGAAGACGCACTCGCCCAAAAAAGTTCAGCACACGGAGGGCAGCGATGTTAGCGACGAGGATTCGCCGCAGAAAAGGCTCAAGGAGAACGAGCTCATACTGGCCAATTACAATGCGGTAGCCGCGGCTGTCGTGGCAGCCGCTTCGCTAACGGGCACTCCGCCCGGACAACCGGATAGCCTGCAGCAGCGTCTGTGTGCGAGCTATTTGCAACAGCAAGAGCAGGAACAACTCTTTGCAGTCATGTCGGCAACGGCGGCTGCAGCGGCGGCCGTGGGAACGAGCAGTGCCACAACAACGACGACAACTGGGACAATGATGGCACATCCCTACGG CAACCACCCGCCTTCAGAGACGGATAAACGACCGGCGGCTCCGCTGCAGGCTGTCATCCATGCGGCACCCGTTTCGATCATTTGTCCCAACTGCGGTGAGCTTCCTGGCCAGAATCATCGCTGCCTGAGCAAGCCCAAGTACGCATGCGATGTGTGCGGCAAGAGCTTCAAGATGAAGCGATATTTGGAG GAGCACTTTGCCACGCACACGGGCGTCAAGCTGCACACCTGCGCCTTCTGTCCCACGGAATTCCGTTCCAAGTCGAACATGTACCACCACACCAAGCGCAAGCACAAAGCGGAGTGGGAGAGATCGCGGGCCACGCGATCGGCGGCCAAGGCTGGCGTCCAGGAGCAGATGCAGCACACCAGCCCGTCACAGGCACAGGCTCAGCCGGGTCCTGCGGCCGCACTCTAG
- the LOC6612282 gene encoding alpha-tocopherol transfer protein has translation MVHLNEKAEDQLMTTRISELQDWLQAQPQLPQNISRLLLRRFLHTTRGDLSAAQRLLELNYGLRNKHAHIFIDRDPLDASSQQLLQVADLVPLPGLTPENNKLLFYRLIDFDADKFNFTAAIKVFFMVADCRFATENEERLSDGEIPVFDMAGYTLRHLTKTALGALRVYMKFVQEAHPVRLKEIHVLNCPSYVDKVMAVVKPFIKGEVFKLIHFHLPNADTPYRHFPRSMLPEEYGGEAGKMSDLKLQWMQLLKEQRDYLMDTENWQINKIKKNGQRKSSDAGVTQALRSLEID, from the exons ATGGTGCACCTAAATGAGAAAGCGGAGGATCAGCTGATGACCACAAGGATTTCGGAGCTTCAGGATTGGCTGCAGGCGCAGCCACAGTTGCCGCAGAATATAT CCCGATTGCTTCTGCGCCGCTTTCTGCACACGACGCGGGGTGATCTATCCGCCGCCCAGCGACTCTTGGAACTCAATTACGGACTGCGCAACAAGCATGCCCACATCTTCATCGATCGCGATCCGTTGGATGCCAGTTCCCAGCAGCTACTGCAAGTCGC AGATCTGGTGCCGTTGCCCGGCTTGACCCCGGAGAACAACAAGCTGCTCTTTTACCGCCTCATCGACTTCGATGCGGACAAG TTCAACTTTACGGCTGCCATCAAGGTCTTCTTCATGGTAGCCGACTGCCGATTTGCGACGGAGAACGAGGAGCGTTTGTCGGATGGGGAGATACCAGTTTTTGACATGGCTGGCTATACGCTGCGCCACCTGACCAAAACGGCACTGGGCGCCCTGCGTGTCTACATGAAGTTCGTCCAGGAGGCGCATCCCGTTCGGCTCAAGGAGATCCATGTGCTCAACTGCCCGTCGTACGTGGACAAGGTGATGGCCGTGGTCAAGCCGTTCATCAAGGGAGAGGTGTTCAAGCTAATCCACTTCCATTTGCCAAATGCGGACACTCCATATCGCCACTTCCCGCGCTCCATGTTGCCGGAGGAATACGGCGGAGAGGCGGGCAAGATGTCCGACCTGAAGCTCCAGTGGATGCAGTTGCTCAAGGAGCAGAG GGACTATCTGATGGATACGGAAAActggcaaataaacaaaatcaaaaagaaTGGCCAACGAAAGTCCAGTGATGCAGGAGTCACACAGGCTCTACGTTCCCTCGAAATTGATTAG